A window from Triticum aestivum cultivar Chinese Spring chromosome 6D, IWGSC CS RefSeq v2.1, whole genome shotgun sequence encodes these proteins:
- the LOC123145861 gene encoding U4/U6.U5 small nuclear ribonucleoprotein 27 kDa protein, with protein sequence MSDRRRDRERPRERGGYDQPRERDHDADRHRDRDRDVDRHRDRDRGQDKERDRDRDYRRARKRSRSRSPSADRDRARRRRSHSHSHPHRSRSPDAGRHKRRREGSPVADSKEDRKPDPPKAAEEAAAPVGDGDVDAEELEMMKMMGIPVGFDSTKGKYVPGADVSGVRAVTKRQPRQYMNRRGGFNRPLPPEVNR encoded by the coding sequence ATGTCCGACCGCCGCCGCGACAGGGAGAGGCCCCGCGAgcgcggcggctacgaccagccgcggGAGCGCGACCACGACGCCGACCGCCACCGCGACCGGGACCGCGACGTCGACCGCCACCGGGACCGGGACCGCGGCCAGGACAAGGAGCGGGACCGGGACCGGGACTACCGCCGCGCCCGCAAGCGCTCGCGCTCCCGCTCCCCCTCGGCCGACAGggaccgcgcccgccgccgccgctcccactCCCACTCCCACCCCCACCGGTCACGCTCCCCCGACGCCGGCCGCCACAAGCGCCGCCGCGAGGGGTCGCCCGTCGCCGACTCGAAGGAGGACAGGAAGCCGGATCCCCCCAAGGCCGCCGAGGAGGCGGCCGCCCCGGTGGGCGACGGGGACGTGGACGCGGAGGAGCtggagatgatgaagatgatggggaTCCCCGTCGGGTTCGACTCCACCAAGGGCAAGTACGTCCCcggcgccgacgtcagcggcgtgCGCGCCGTCACCAAGCGCCAGCCGCGGCAGTACATGAACCGCAGGGGCGGGTTCAACCGTCCCCTGCCGCCCGAGGTCAACCGCTGA